A region of Solanum dulcamara chromosome 7, daSolDulc1.2, whole genome shotgun sequence DNA encodes the following proteins:
- the LOC129895737 gene encoding putative elongation factor TypA-like SVR3, chloroplastic isoform X2 yields MSMASATPFPCFFLPKKTFCISPPFLKKHLLVTTLPCCLSAKLPLKLSPIRTSIKCAVSQAIQAPSEKKCQLMRRSDIRNIAIVAHVDHGKTTLVDSMLKQAKVFRDNQFVQERIMDSNDIERERGITILSKNTSITFKDTKINIIDTPGHSDFGGEVERILNMVEGVLLVVDSVEGPMPQTRFVLKKALEFGHAVVVVVNKIDRPSARPEFVVNSTFELFIELNATDEQCDFQVIYASGIKGKAGLSPENLGEDLGPLFEAVIRCIPGPKINKDGALQMLATNIDYEEHKGRIAVGRVHAGSLRRGMDVKICTSEDECRFGRVSELFVYEKFSRVPAETVEAGDICAVCGIDDIQIGETIADKSEGKPLPSIKVEEPTVKMSFSVNTSPFVGREGKYVTSRNLRDRLYRELERNLAMKVEDGETADTFIVSGRGTLHITILIENMRREGYEFMVGPPKVINKKEGDKLLEPYEIATVEVPEEHMGSVVELLGKRRGQMFDMQGLGSEGTTFLKYKIPTRGLLGLRNSILTASRGTAILNTIFDSYGPWAGDISTRDLGSLWFLIPH; encoded by the exons ATGTCAATGGCTTCTGCTACTCCATTCCCATGTTTCTTCCTCCCAAAGAAAACTTTTTGTATTTCCCCTCCTTTCCTTAAAAAACACTTGCTTGTTACTACTTTGCCTTGTTGTTTGTCTGCTAAACTACCCCTCAAACTCAGCCCAATTCGTACTTCTATCAAATGCGCTGTTTCTCAGGCTATTCAAGCCCCATCTG AGAAGAAGTGCCAATTGATGAGGAGAAGTGATATACGGAATATAGCAATTGTTGCACACGTTGATCATGGGAAGACCACATTGGTTGATTCAATGCTGAAACAAGCAAAG GTTTTTCGTGATAACCAGTTTGTACAAGAAAGGATCATGGACTCCAATGATATAGAGCGTGAAAGGGGAATAACAATACTAAGCAAAAACACATCAATTACTTTCAAAGATACAAAAATCAACATAATTGACACTCCAGGGCACTCTGACTTTGGTGGTGAAGTAGAACGCATCCTCAACATGGTTGAAGGGGTTCTCCTTGTG GTAGATTCTGTCGAGGGTCCAATGCCACAGACAAGATTTGTCTTGAAGAAGGCTCTGGAGTTTGGCCATGCTGTAGTTGTTGTAGTCAATAAAATTGATAGACCTTCTGCTCGTCCAGAGTTTGTTGTTAACTCTACATTTGAACTCTTCATTGAACTAAATGCAACGGACGAACAG TGTGATTTTCAGGTAATATATGCCAGTGGCATCAAGGGAAAGGCAGGACTATCACCTGAAAATTTGGGTGAGGATCTTGGCCCATTATTTGAGGCCGTCATTAGATGTATTCCAGGACCCAAGATTAATAAAGATGGTGCACTTCAAATGCTT GCTACAAATATTGACTATGAAGAACATAAAGGGCGCATAGCTGTTGGACGTGTGCATGCTGGAAGTCTGCGCAGGGGAATGGATGTGAAG ATATGTACATCTGAAGACGAATGCAGATTCGGCAGAGTAAGTGAGTTATTTGTGTATGAGAAATTCAGTAGAGTTCCTGCTGAAACTGTAGAAGCTGGAGATATTTGTGCGGTGTGTGGCATCGATGATATTCAG ATTGGAGAGACTATCGCTGACAAAAGCGAGGGAAAACCATTACCTTCAATCAAGGTTGAAGAACCTACAGTGAAAATGTCATTTTCAGTCAATACTTCCCCCTTTGTTGGCCGTGAG GGAAAGTATGTTACTAGTCGAAACCTAAGAGACCGGTTGTACCGTGAGCTGGAAAGAAATCTGGCAATGAAAGTTGAAGATGGTGAAACTGCAGATACATTCATTGTCAGTGGACGTGGTACTTTGCATATTACCATCCTGATAGAGAACAT GCGAAGGGAAGGATACGAGTTCATGGTGGGACCTCCTAAAGTGATAAATAAGAAAGAGGGTGACAAATTGCTGGAACCTTATGAG ATTGCTACTGTTGAGGTTCCTGAAGAACATATGGGGTCTGTGGTTGAACTTCTGGGGAAAAGGCGTGGGCAGATGTTTGATATGCAAGGGCTTGG GTCTGAAGGGACAACTTTCCTCAAATATAAAATACCAACACGTGGTCTTCTTGGATTGCGGAATTCAATCTTGACAGCTTCTAGAGGCACAGCAATTCTCAACACAATATTTGATAGCTATGGACCATGGGCTGGTGATATTTCTACTCGTGATCTAGGTTCACTG
- the LOC129895737 gene encoding putative elongation factor TypA-like SVR3, chloroplastic isoform X1, with protein sequence MSMASATPFPCFFLPKKTFCISPPFLKKHLLVTTLPCCLSAKLPLKLSPIRTSIKCAVSQAIQAPSEKKCQLMRRSDIRNIAIVAHVDHGKTTLVDSMLKQAKVFRDNQFVQERIMDSNDIERERGITILSKNTSITFKDTKINIIDTPGHSDFGGEVERILNMVEGVLLVVDSVEGPMPQTRFVLKKALEFGHAVVVVVNKIDRPSARPEFVVNSTFELFIELNATDEQCDFQVIYASGIKGKAGLSPENLGEDLGPLFEAVIRCIPGPKINKDGALQMLATNIDYEEHKGRIAVGRVHAGSLRRGMDVKICTSEDECRFGRVSELFVYEKFSRVPAETVEAGDICAVCGIDDIQIGETIADKSEGKPLPSIKVEEPTVKMSFSVNTSPFVGREGKYVTSRNLRDRLYRELERNLAMKVEDGETADTFIVSGRGTLHITILIENMRREGYEFMVGPPKVINKKEGDKLLEPYEIATVEVPEEHMGSVVELLGKRRGQMFDMQGLGSEGTTFLKYKIPTRGLLGLRNSILTASRGTAILNTIFDSYGPWAGDISTRDLGSLVAFEDGTSTSYALMSSQDRGQLFIGPGVNVYKGQIVGIHQRSGDLALNVCKKKAATNVRSNKEVTVVLDTPLDFSLDDCIEYIQEDELVEVTPSSIRMLKNPKATKKTR encoded by the exons ATGTCAATGGCTTCTGCTACTCCATTCCCATGTTTCTTCCTCCCAAAGAAAACTTTTTGTATTTCCCCTCCTTTCCTTAAAAAACACTTGCTTGTTACTACTTTGCCTTGTTGTTTGTCTGCTAAACTACCCCTCAAACTCAGCCCAATTCGTACTTCTATCAAATGCGCTGTTTCTCAGGCTATTCAAGCCCCATCTG AGAAGAAGTGCCAATTGATGAGGAGAAGTGATATACGGAATATAGCAATTGTTGCACACGTTGATCATGGGAAGACCACATTGGTTGATTCAATGCTGAAACAAGCAAAG GTTTTTCGTGATAACCAGTTTGTACAAGAAAGGATCATGGACTCCAATGATATAGAGCGTGAAAGGGGAATAACAATACTAAGCAAAAACACATCAATTACTTTCAAAGATACAAAAATCAACATAATTGACACTCCAGGGCACTCTGACTTTGGTGGTGAAGTAGAACGCATCCTCAACATGGTTGAAGGGGTTCTCCTTGTG GTAGATTCTGTCGAGGGTCCAATGCCACAGACAAGATTTGTCTTGAAGAAGGCTCTGGAGTTTGGCCATGCTGTAGTTGTTGTAGTCAATAAAATTGATAGACCTTCTGCTCGTCCAGAGTTTGTTGTTAACTCTACATTTGAACTCTTCATTGAACTAAATGCAACGGACGAACAG TGTGATTTTCAGGTAATATATGCCAGTGGCATCAAGGGAAAGGCAGGACTATCACCTGAAAATTTGGGTGAGGATCTTGGCCCATTATTTGAGGCCGTCATTAGATGTATTCCAGGACCCAAGATTAATAAAGATGGTGCACTTCAAATGCTT GCTACAAATATTGACTATGAAGAACATAAAGGGCGCATAGCTGTTGGACGTGTGCATGCTGGAAGTCTGCGCAGGGGAATGGATGTGAAG ATATGTACATCTGAAGACGAATGCAGATTCGGCAGAGTAAGTGAGTTATTTGTGTATGAGAAATTCAGTAGAGTTCCTGCTGAAACTGTAGAAGCTGGAGATATTTGTGCGGTGTGTGGCATCGATGATATTCAG ATTGGAGAGACTATCGCTGACAAAAGCGAGGGAAAACCATTACCTTCAATCAAGGTTGAAGAACCTACAGTGAAAATGTCATTTTCAGTCAATACTTCCCCCTTTGTTGGCCGTGAG GGAAAGTATGTTACTAGTCGAAACCTAAGAGACCGGTTGTACCGTGAGCTGGAAAGAAATCTGGCAATGAAAGTTGAAGATGGTGAAACTGCAGATACATTCATTGTCAGTGGACGTGGTACTTTGCATATTACCATCCTGATAGAGAACAT GCGAAGGGAAGGATACGAGTTCATGGTGGGACCTCCTAAAGTGATAAATAAGAAAGAGGGTGACAAATTGCTGGAACCTTATGAG ATTGCTACTGTTGAGGTTCCTGAAGAACATATGGGGTCTGTGGTTGAACTTCTGGGGAAAAGGCGTGGGCAGATGTTTGATATGCAAGGGCTTGG GTCTGAAGGGACAACTTTCCTCAAATATAAAATACCAACACGTGGTCTTCTTGGATTGCGGAATTCAATCTTGACAGCTTCTAGAGGCACAGCAATTCTCAACACAATATTTGATAGCTATGGACCATGGGCTGGTGATATTTCTACTCGTGATCTAGGTTCACTG GTTGCATTTGAGGACGGAACAAGTACATCCTACGCGCTCATGAGTTCTCAGGACAGAGGACAATTGTTTATTGGCCCTGGAGTTAATGTTTATAAAGGCCAAATAGTTGGTATTCACCAACGGTCAGGTGACCTTGCCCTGAATGTCTGCAAGAAAAAAGCTGCGACAAATGTCCGTTCAAACAAAGAAGTAACAG